From the genome of Streptomyces sp. NBC_01142:
CGACACGAGCCGGACCGGCTGGACCACCGAGGCGGACATTCTCGACGGGCAGCGGACCGATCCGGAAAGCGTCCGCGCGGTCATCACCACTCCCGGCAGCCGTCTCCTGATCGCGGAGCGCGACGGCGAGGTGATCGCCTGCTGCCAGCTCGAGCACCGCGGCGACGCCGCCTACTTCGGCATGTTCGCGGTCCGTCCCGGACTGCAGGGCGCGGGCCTGGGCCGGCAGATCATCGCCGAGGCGGAGCGCAGCGCGCGCGAGCTCTGGGGCGTGCAGGAGATGCACATGACCGTGATCTCGGTCCGCGACGAGCTGATTGCCTGGTACGAGCGCCGCGGCTACCGCCGTACGGGAAAGCTGAGCCCCTTCCCGTACGGCGACGAGCGCTTCGGCATACCGCAGCGTGACGATCTTGCTTTCGAGCTGCTGGTGAAAGACCTGCCGCTCTCCTAGGCCAGGCCCCCGGACCGTTCAGGCCGTGAAGCGGCCGGTGCGCCGGATCTCGGGGAAGTCGGTGGTCGCGCCGTCGAGTTCGAGGGCGCGCACCAGCCGCAGATGGTCCTGGGTGTTCACCACCCAGCCGATCACGTGCAGGCGCTCGCCGTGTGCGTGCTCGACGGTCTCCAGGGTCAGCCTGCGGATGTTCAGCGCGAGCGAGGCGGCGCCCACCGCCTTCGCCCGGTCCACGATGTCGGCGCCCCACCGGCTGGCGATGAGCACCGTCCGTACGCCCGGCACCAGGGAGGAGATCTCGGCGATCGCGTCGTCGTGGAAGGACGACACCTCGACGCGGTGGACGAGATCGCGGCGGTGCATGACGTCGGCGAGCGCCCGTGCTGCCGCCACGTCCTTGATTTCCGCCTGCAGCGGGGACTGGACGGCGTCCAGGACCTCTTCGAAGACCGGCACCCGCTCGCCGTGGCCCGCGTCGAGTTCCCGCAGCTCGGCGAGGGTCTTGTCGGCGATCGGCCCCTTTCCGTCGGTCGTACGGTTCACGTCGGCGTCATGCATGACGACGAGCGCGCCGTCCTTGCTCAGATGCAGATCCAGTTCGATGGCGTCCATGCCGGCCTGCTCGGCGCGGACGAAGGAGCGCAGGGTGTTCTCCGGCTCGACGCCCATGACCCCGCGATGACCGATGGTGAGGAAAGTCAAGATTCTCTCGCTTCCGTCGACGGCGGCTCCCGCGCGGCGCAGCCTGGCACCCGCGCGGCAAGCACGCAGCCTAACGGCCCGCCTCGACGAGGGGACCGCTCGCGCGCGGGGGAGTGGAGGGGACCGCTCGGGCCTCCGCGATCCCCGGGACGAAACCGGTGACGAGTGCTGCGGCAAGGTCGGCACGGGTGCTCACGGGGTACGGCACCGGAGGAAGGAGGGAGGACGAAGCCGTCCGTACTGTCTCCCGGCAGGCCGTACGCCGGGAGCCGCGTCACTCGCGCGTGGGCGCGTCTTCCGTGGCTTGACGCGGGGGCACGGTCGGCTGTGCCGGGTCGGCCGACAACGACTCGGCCGGCGCCCGTTTGGAGAGCTTCCGACGCTTGCTCCGGCGCAGTGCCACCCGGCACCCGCCGGTCGGGACTCGGGACTCGGCGATCTTGTGGACAGCAGCCGCCACGCCTCGAGGCGATTGGCAGAAGCCGTCGCCTATGCCGCCGTCGACCGCAAAAACTTCGGCGATCAGGGGGGTCGCGCAGGATAATTTCTCATAACCCCACTTGTACGAGAGAACGACGCACAGATACGGTGTCTTGACGCGAGGTTCTCCCGTGAAGGAAGTGACATGACGGAAATTCTTGTGCAGGACGTTGCCGCAAGGGGCATATCCCCCTCCGGGCGGGTGATCGAGAACCCGGCCTGGCCGGCGCTCAAGAATGCCGTCGAGGAGATCCGGCCCTGGCAGTCCAAGGACGGCTCGATCGACTTCGACGCCGAGGGTGCCCCCACCCGCGTCGCCGTCGAGGCCGCCCTCGACCGTGTGATCGACGCCGTGGAGGAGCTCTCCCCGCTGCTTCCGCACGACGACGCGTACCACCGGGCGCTCGTCGCCGATCTGCACAAGTGGGCCGACAGCGCCTTCGGCGTCCCCGACTTCCTGGACGCGCTGCTCGCCTTCCAGCCCGCCGCCAACCGTGTGGACGGACTGCAGCACCTGGTCGTCTTCCCCATGTACACGCAGAACGGCAACCCGGACCGCAACCTCGAAGCGGTCGTGCTGCGCATGGTCTGGCCCGAGTGGCTCTCCGAGCTGGAGCGCACCCGCTACGACAACCCCCTCTTCTGCGGCATCGCTTTCGAGGACTTCACCGCCGGCTACGACACCCACTCCGCGGTGCTCTTCCCGGAGACCATCGCCGTGCGCGAGGCCCCCGAGCGCTTCACCTGGGGCGGCATCTTCTGCGACCGCGAGGGCGCCCGCTTCCGTCGCGTCACCGAGGAGGCCGTGCGCGTCCTCGGCCTCGAACTGCCCGACGACATCCGCGAGATGGTCGCCGACCAGGAGCGCTGCGAGAACGCGTTCGTGCTCTGGGACATGGTCCACGACCGCACCCACAGCCATGGCGACCTGCCCTTCGACCCCTTCATGATCAAGCAGCGCCAGCCGTTCTGGATGTACGGCCTGGAGGAGCTGCGCTGTGACCTCACCGCCTTCAAGGAGGCCGTGAAGCTGGAGTCCGAGGGCAACGCGCACGGCCGCGATGTGCAGTACGCCGTGCTCTTCGACCGGATGTTCCGCTTCCCGGTCAGCGGTGACCGCGTGCGCAACTACGACGGTCTCGGCGGTCAGCTGCTCTTCGCATACCTCCACAAGCACGATGTGCTGCGCTGGACCGACAACACGCTGAAGATCGACTGGGAGCGCGCTCCGAAGGTCACCAACGAGCTCTGCGCCGAGATCGAGAAGCTCTACCGCGACGGCATCGACCGCCCCAAGCTGGTCCACTGGTTCGCCGCGTACGACCTGGTCTCCACCTACCTCGCTCCGCACCCCGGCTCCCGCTGGGCCAAGGGCCCCGACGCCCTCGACCTGTCCCAGCCGCCCCGCAAGCTCGTCGACGATGTGCTTCCGGACGAGTTTCCGCTGAGCATGTTCTTTGAGGCGCTCTCCAAGAAGCTGAAGACCGTGATCGCCTCCACCAAGGGGATCACCGCGGCGAGCGCCGAGCAGGTGTCCGCGTGAGCTCTGGCACGGAGGAGGTAACGACCATGATCAAAAACGGCAACGGGGCGCTTGAGGGCGCCGTAGTGGCGGTGGCCGGAGCGGCGGGGCCGG
Proteins encoded in this window:
- a CDS encoding glycerophosphodiester phosphodiesterase family protein — protein: MTFLTIGHRGVMGVEPENTLRSFVRAEQAGMDAIELDLHLSKDGALVVMHDADVNRTTDGKGPIADKTLAELRELDAGHGERVPVFEEVLDAVQSPLQAEIKDVAAARALADVMHRRDLVHRVEVSSFHDDAIAEISSLVPGVRTVLIASRWGADIVDRAKAVGAASLALNIRRLTLETVEHAHGERLHVIGWVVNTQDHLRLVRALELDGATTDFPEIRRTGRFTA
- a CDS encoding DUF6421 family protein — encoded protein: MTEILVQDVAARGISPSGRVIENPAWPALKNAVEEIRPWQSKDGSIDFDAEGAPTRVAVEAALDRVIDAVEELSPLLPHDDAYHRALVADLHKWADSAFGVPDFLDALLAFQPAANRVDGLQHLVVFPMYTQNGNPDRNLEAVVLRMVWPEWLSELERTRYDNPLFCGIAFEDFTAGYDTHSAVLFPETIAVREAPERFTWGGIFCDREGARFRRVTEEAVRVLGLELPDDIREMVADQERCENAFVLWDMVHDRTHSHGDLPFDPFMIKQRQPFWMYGLEELRCDLTAFKEAVKLESEGNAHGRDVQYAVLFDRMFRFPVSGDRVRNYDGLGGQLLFAYLHKHDVLRWTDNTLKIDWERAPKVTNELCAEIEKLYRDGIDRPKLVHWFAAYDLVSTYLAPHPGSRWAKGPDALDLSQPPRKLVDDVLPDEFPLSMFFEALSKKLKTVIASTKGITAASAEQVSA
- a CDS encoding GNAT family N-acetyltransferase; amino-acid sequence: MDTAPPRDFAPLTYRDAVEADVPALVPLIESAYRGDTSRTGWTTEADILDGQRTDPESVRAVITTPGSRLLIAERDGEVIACCQLEHRGDAAYFGMFAVRPGLQGAGLGRQIIAEAERSARELWGVQEMHMTVISVRDELIAWYERRGYRRTGKLSPFPYGDERFGIPQRDDLAFELLVKDLPLS